From a region of the Pseudoxanthomonas sp. X-1 genome:
- a CDS encoding MFS transporter — protein MTAASKAPPDAPTRAPRKTPDYRVISLILACAIFMEQLDATVLATALPAMARDFGASAPAMSIAMTSYLLALAIGIPASGAMADRFGARRVFSASIVVFVAGSVLCSLATSLPTMVAARLLQGAGGSMMAPLGRLILLRTVERRHLVSAMSWTLVPAFLGPLLGPPLGGLLVTHASWHWIFYINVPIGILGFVLVRAVIPYIEAADEPRPFDLPGFALCGLCLGCGLFGLESVGQPENLVTGLALMAISAAAAGGYLWHARRAAAPLLDLDVLRIDSFRLSVVGGSLMRITQGAQPFLLPLLFQLGFGYSAAHAGRLVLATALGALLMRLCTPWLLRRVGYRNGLLANGVLSSLGYAVCALFRPGWPDGVMFVLLVGCGAFMSFQFAAYNTVAYEAVPTRRMSHASSLYSTLQQLMLSVGVCVGALALKTAIAVGGHGSARLGDFSAAFVLVTLISLSSTWWHLKFRHDVGAELSGHRARAA, from the coding sequence GTGACTGCTGCTTCCAAAGCGCCGCCGGACGCGCCGACGCGTGCGCCGCGCAAGACGCCCGACTACCGCGTCATCTCGCTGATCCTGGCCTGCGCCATCTTCATGGAGCAGCTGGACGCCACGGTGCTGGCCACCGCGCTGCCGGCGATGGCGCGCGACTTCGGCGCCAGTGCCCCGGCGATGAGCATCGCCATGACCAGCTACCTGCTGGCGCTGGCGATCGGCATCCCCGCCTCGGGCGCGATGGCCGACCGCTTCGGCGCGCGGCGGGTGTTCAGCGCCTCGATCGTGGTGTTCGTCGCCGGCTCGGTGCTGTGCTCGCTGGCCACCAGCCTGCCGACGATGGTCGCCGCGCGCCTGCTGCAGGGCGCGGGCGGTTCGATGATGGCCCCGCTCGGCCGGCTGATCCTGTTGCGCACGGTCGAGCGCCGGCACCTGGTCTCGGCGATGTCCTGGACGCTGGTGCCGGCCTTCCTGGGGCCCTTGCTGGGGCCGCCGCTGGGCGGCCTGCTGGTGACCCACGCCAGCTGGCACTGGATCTTCTACATCAACGTGCCGATCGGGATCCTGGGCTTCGTGCTGGTGCGGGCGGTGATCCCCTACATCGAGGCGGCCGACGAACCCCGGCCGTTCGACCTGCCCGGCTTCGCGCTGTGCGGGCTGTGCCTGGGCTGCGGCCTGTTCGGCCTGGAAAGCGTGGGTCAGCCGGAGAACCTGGTCACCGGGCTGGCGCTGATGGCGATCAGCGCCGCGGCGGCGGGCGGCTACCTGTGGCATGCGCGGCGCGCGGCCGCGCCGCTGCTGGACCTGGACGTGCTGAGGATCGACTCGTTCCGGCTCTCGGTGGTCGGTGGTTCGCTGATGCGCATCACCCAGGGCGCGCAGCCGTTCCTGCTGCCGCTGCTGTTCCAGCTGGGCTTCGGCTACAGCGCCGCCCATGCCGGCCGGCTGGTGCTGGCCACCGCGCTGGGCGCGCTGCTGATGCGCCTGTGCACGCCGTGGCTGCTGCGCCGGGTCGGCTATCGCAACGGCCTGCTCGCCAACGGTGTGCTGTCCAGCCTGGGCTATGCGGTGTGCGCGCTGTTCCGTCCGGGCTGGCCGGACGGTGTGATGTTCGTGCTGCTGGTGGGCTGTGGGGCATTCATGTCCTTCCAGTTCGCCGCCTACAACACGGTGGCCTACGAGGCGGTGCCGACCCGCCGCATGAGCCATGCCTCCAGCCTGTACAGCACGCTGCAGCAGCTGATGCTGTCGGTGGGCGTGTGCGTGGGCGCGCTGGCGCTGAAGACGGCGATCGCCGTCGGCGGCCATGGCAGCGCCCGGCTGGGCGACTTCTCGGCGGCCTTCGTGCTGGTGACGCTGATCTCGCTGTCCTCGACCTGGTGGCATCTGAAGTTCCGCCACGACGTCGGCGCCGAACTGTCCGGGCATCGCGCCCGCGCGGCTTGA
- the creD gene encoding cell envelope integrity protein CreD, with protein sequence MKSLKLLLRSAIVGALVLALLIPLSMIRSLIAERTAYREQAVERVARGSAGEQRLVGPLRALPYVDVREQAWTDAAGQARTRQVRSEGTLLQAPLSLQVGGQLRPQTRRVGLFDVPTYVWNGQLSAQFSTALPPAPAGAVRRYGTPYLVLGLRDVRGLQGAPSLRVDGAALRLQPGTRAFNAHLAGVSALLPEVVDGRVPGRSVTLSFALSGTQALEVVPVADDSRARLASPWPHPAFGGDFLPVQRTVGARGFDAQWAVSSLASQAQAQLQQLQSEGGAQLDALRVELVDPVDAYTLADRACKYGLLFVLLTFVGFGLLELVRRVQIHPLQYLLVGLALAMFFLLLFSLSEHIAFWLAYLIAAGACIGVQFVYLSGVLRSARLAGGFALALTALYGALYGLLMSEDNALLMGSLLLFAILAAIMWVTRGIDWYALSTELR encoded by the coding sequence ATGAAATCCCTGAAGTTGCTGTTGCGTTCTGCCATCGTCGGCGCGCTGGTGCTGGCGCTGCTGATTCCCCTGAGCATGATCCGCAGCCTGATCGCCGAGCGCACCGCCTACCGCGAACAGGCCGTCGAGCGCGTGGCGCGCGGCAGCGCCGGTGAGCAGCGGCTGGTGGGCCCGCTGCGCGCGTTGCCCTACGTCGATGTGCGCGAACAGGCGTGGACCGACGCCGCCGGCCAGGCGCGCACGCGGCAGGTGCGCAGCGAAGGCACGCTGCTGCAGGCGCCGCTGTCGCTGCAGGTCGGCGGCCAGCTGCGGCCGCAGACGCGCCGGGTCGGGCTGTTCGATGTGCCCACCTACGTCTGGAACGGGCAGCTGTCGGCGCAGTTCTCCACCGCGCTGCCGCCGGCACCGGCCGGGGCCGTGCGTCGCTACGGCACGCCCTACCTGGTGCTGGGCCTGCGCGATGTGCGCGGTCTGCAGGGCGCGCCCAGCCTGCGCGTCGACGGCGCGGCGCTGCGCCTGCAGCCCGGCACGCGTGCCTTCAACGCGCACCTGGCCGGCGTCAGCGCGCTGCTGCCGGAGGTGGTGGACGGACGCGTGCCGGGACGCAGCGTGACGTTGTCCTTCGCGCTGTCCGGCACGCAGGCCCTGGAGGTGGTGCCGGTGGCCGACGACAGCCGCGCGCGGCTGGCCTCGCCGTGGCCGCATCCGGCCTTCGGCGGTGACTTCCTGCCCGTGCAGCGCACGGTCGGCGCGCGCGGCTTCGATGCGCAGTGGGCGGTGTCCTCGCTGGCCAGCCAGGCGCAGGCCCAGCTGCAGCAGCTGCAGTCCGAGGGCGGGGCGCAGCTGGACGCGCTGCGGGTGGAACTGGTCGACCCGGTCGATGCCTACACGCTGGCCGATCGCGCCTGCAAGTACGGGCTGCTGTTCGTGCTGCTGACCTTCGTCGGCTTCGGCCTGCTGGAACTGGTGCGGCGCGTGCAGATCCATCCGCTGCAATACCTGCTGGTGGGGCTGGCGCTGGCGATGTTCTTCCTGCTGCTGTTCAGCCTGTCCGAGCACATCGCGTTCTGGCTGGCGTATCTGATCGCGGCCGGGGCCTGCATCGGCGTGCAGTTCGTCTACCTCTCCGGGGTGTTGCGCAGCGCCCGGCTGGCCGGCGGATTCGCCCTGGCGCTGACCGCGCTGTACGGCGCGCTGTACGGCCTGCTCATGTCCGAGGACAACGCGCTGCTGATGGGCTCGCTGCTGCTGTTCGCCATCCTGGCGGCGATCATGTGGGTCACGCGCGGGATCGACTGGTATGCGCTGTCCACGGAGCTGCGCTGA
- a CDS encoding DUF445 family protein, with product MTEPLTGPADDPRRIRLRRMKLAAFGLLVLMLAGFGLSHAMGLRGGWAWLAAFCEAAAVGAMADWFAVVALFRRPLGLPIPHTAIVPRGKARLADSLGVFVRDHFLAPEALLEKLRAFDPAARLGQWLAEPAQAKLLAGMARGWALQALDLLDESAVRAAIQRFVIARLRGWNAAGTAGQVLGLLTADGRHQALLDAALKRIARWLDDPALKARASALIVRYARREWPKLMGTVDLIKPVDEIGDALAQRIAAAALEELQTVLSTPGHPLRQDYEAWLSRYVQRLREDPALVERVEQIKQDLIDHPAVQDYVRGLWDQVHAALRADLENPASRLAAHLEQLLQTLGEALGRDASLRDALNAHLTTAADSLTTRLRDGVTRHIAQTMKGWDERQLVDVLELAVGRDLQYIRFNGTIVGGLIGLALHAVVVLWG from the coding sequence ATGACTGAACCGCTGACCGGCCCGGCCGACGATCCCCGCCGCATCCGCCTGCGCCGCATGAAGCTGGCCGCGTTCGGCCTGCTGGTGCTGATGCTGGCCGGCTTCGGCTTGAGCCATGCGATGGGGCTGCGCGGCGGCTGGGCGTGGCTGGCCGCGTTCTGCGAGGCCGCGGCGGTGGGCGCGATGGCGGACTGGTTCGCGGTGGTGGCGCTGTTCCGCCGGCCGCTGGGCCTGCCGATCCCGCATACGGCGATCGTGCCGCGCGGCAAGGCGCGGCTGGCCGACAGCCTGGGAGTGTTCGTGCGCGACCACTTCCTGGCGCCCGAGGCGCTGCTGGAAAAGCTGCGTGCGTTCGACCCGGCCGCGCGCCTGGGCCAGTGGCTGGCCGAGCCGGCGCAGGCGAAGCTGCTGGCCGGCATGGCGCGCGGCTGGGCACTGCAGGCGCTGGATCTGCTGGACGAAAGCGCCGTGCGCGCGGCGATCCAGCGCTTCGTCATCGCCCGCCTGCGTGGCTGGAACGCCGCCGGCACCGCCGGCCAGGTGCTGGGCCTGCTCACCGCCGACGGCCGCCACCAGGCGCTGCTGGACGCCGCGCTCAAGCGCATCGCCCGCTGGCTGGACGATCCGGCGCTCAAGGCCCGCGCCTCGGCGCTGATCGTGCGCTACGCCCGGCGCGAGTGGCCCAAGCTGATGGGCACGGTCGACCTGATCAAGCCGGTGGACGAGATCGGCGACGCCCTGGCCCAGCGCATCGCCGCCGCGGCGCTGGAGGAACTGCAGACCGTGCTGTCCACGCCCGGCCATCCGCTGCGCCAGGACTACGAGGCCTGGCTGTCGCGCTACGTGCAGCGCCTGCGCGAGGACCCGGCGCTGGTGGAGCGGGTGGAGCAGATCAAGCAGGACCTGATCGACCACCCGGCCGTGCAGGACTACGTGCGCGGCCTGTGGGACCAGGTCCACGCCGCGCTGCGCGCCGACCTGGAGAACCCCGCCTCGCGCCTGGCCGCGCACCTGGAACAGCTGCTACAGACCCTGGGCGAGGCGCTGGGCCGCGACGCCTCGCTGCGCGACGCGCTCAACGCCCACCTCACCACCGCCGCCGACAGCCTCACCACGCGCCTGCGCGACGGCGTCACCCGCCATATCGCCCAGACCATGAAGGGCTGGGACGAACGCCAGCTGGTGGACGTGCTGGAGCTGGCCGTCGGCCGCGACCTGCAGTACATCCGGTTCAACGGCACGATCGTGGGCGGGCTGATCGGGCTGGCGCTGCATGCGGTGGTGGTGCTTTGGGGCTGA
- a CDS encoding M1 family metallopeptidase translates to MRRLTRSVLALALASACCGASAADEAVPTGRLPTWAQPQSYALDLKIDPAQDSFSGTTTIKVKLTQASDHLWIDGKELKVGKVTVTGADGKAAAARYTVADAQAGVARIDFGKTLQPQELSLSIVYTAPFNQALEGLYKVTYEGKPYAMTQMEPISARFAFPSFDEPAFKTPYDIKLTIPADLQGVANTAQVQEAPTTTSKRWKTLTFARTLPLPTYLVAFAVGPWDIVDGPGITATPQRAGTLPLRGVAPNGKGPRMKIALDSTPVIIHTLEDYYDFGYPFDKLDQLAAPDFSAGAMENAGLVTYRDYLLLLDKDSATGYKRSSFNVIAHELAHQWTGDTVTMSWWNDLWLNESFATWMQQKVTMKVHPEYRADLDRVQGAQGAMSGDALVATRKMRQEITGNGDIENAFDGITYQKGAAVLGMFEAYVGEDTFRSGMRQYIQRHKFGNATADDLVSAIATAAGKGPEFTAAFNSFLDQPGVPYVHTEVTDAKGQVVLKLTQRRYLPLGSTGDSAKTWGVPVCVRYQTSAGSDKACTLLSAASGTLTLPGAKKGGWVMPNAGAAGYYRIGLDAKALRTLTADVAQLTDAEQLAYGDGVSAAFDLGELDPAQLLAALKPLTASKVSEVATVPTEHVGWLYGRLAKTDAQRAALTKWAEDAYLPRMQQLGYVRKDGEEGSDALERAELAGFLALTMKVPAARAELLKQGDAVLAGGKTLVFDQANPDLLATALAVSVQEHGASAVDQLMAALPGVIDPAHRNAMLSALSRTEDPALAAKVRSFGLGKDVKVGEMRYLLTAGKHATVADRDTQWTWFTQNYEAIHARVGAFAGGSLPRLASAGACTPAESDRLQAFFEPRLKDLPGAIRGLQQARESIALCAALTAKQDPATLVK, encoded by the coding sequence ATGCGTCGTCTGACCCGTTCCGTGCTGGCCCTCGCGCTGGCCAGTGCCTGCTGTGGCGCCTCCGCCGCCGATGAGGCCGTGCCCACCGGGCGCCTGCCCACCTGGGCCCAGCCGCAATCCTATGCGTTGGACCTGAAGATCGACCCCGCCCAGGACAGCTTCAGCGGTACCACCACGATCAAGGTCAAGCTGACCCAGGCCAGCGACCACCTGTGGATCGACGGCAAGGAGCTCAAGGTCGGCAAGGTCACCGTGACCGGCGCGGACGGCAAGGCGGCCGCGGCCAGGTACACCGTGGCCGACGCGCAGGCCGGCGTGGCCCGCATCGACTTCGGCAAGACCCTGCAGCCGCAGGAGCTGAGCCTGTCCATCGTCTACACCGCGCCGTTCAACCAGGCGCTGGAAGGCCTGTACAAGGTCACCTACGAAGGCAAGCCGTACGCGATGACGCAGATGGAGCCGATCAGCGCGCGCTTCGCCTTCCCCAGCTTCGATGAGCCGGCCTTCAAGACGCCCTACGACATCAAGCTGACCATCCCGGCCGACCTGCAGGGCGTGGCCAACACCGCCCAGGTGCAGGAGGCGCCCACGACCACGAGCAAGCGCTGGAAGACGCTGACCTTCGCCCGCACGCTGCCGCTGCCGACCTACCTGGTCGCCTTCGCCGTGGGCCCGTGGGACATCGTCGACGGCCCGGGCATCACCGCCACGCCGCAGCGCGCCGGCACCCTGCCGCTGCGCGGCGTGGCGCCCAACGGCAAGGGCCCGCGCATGAAGATCGCGCTGGATTCCACGCCGGTGATCATCCACACGCTGGAGGACTACTACGACTTTGGCTATCCCTTCGACAAGCTCGACCAGCTGGCCGCGCCGGACTTCTCCGCCGGCGCGATGGAGAACGCCGGCCTGGTGACCTACCGCGACTACCTGCTGCTGCTCGACAAGGACTCGGCCACCGGCTACAAGCGCTCGTCCTTCAACGTGATCGCCCATGAGCTGGCCCACCAGTGGACCGGCGACACGGTGACCATGTCGTGGTGGAACGACCTGTGGCTCAACGAGTCCTTCGCCACCTGGATGCAGCAGAAGGTCACCATGAAGGTGCATCCGGAATACCGCGCCGACCTGGACCGCGTGCAGGGCGCGCAGGGCGCGATGTCCGGCGATGCGCTGGTGGCCACGCGCAAGATGCGCCAGGAGATCACCGGCAACGGCGACATCGAGAACGCCTTCGACGGCATCACCTACCAGAAGGGCGCCGCGGTGCTGGGCATGTTCGAGGCCTATGTGGGCGAGGACACCTTCCGCAGCGGCATGCGCCAGTACATCCAGCGGCACAAGTTCGGCAACGCCACCGCCGACGACCTGGTCAGCGCCATCGCCACCGCCGCCGGCAAGGGGCCTGAGTTCACCGCGGCGTTCAACAGCTTCCTCGACCAGCCGGGCGTGCCCTATGTGCATACCGAGGTCACCGACGCAAAGGGCCAGGTGGTGCTCAAGCTGACCCAGCGTCGCTACCTGCCGCTGGGCAGCACGGGCGACTCGGCCAAGACCTGGGGCGTGCCGGTCTGCGTGCGCTACCAGACCAGCGCCGGCAGCGACAAGGCCTGCACCCTGCTGTCGGCCGCCAGCGGCACCCTGACCCTGCCGGGCGCGAAGAAGGGCGGCTGGGTGATGCCCAACGCCGGCGCCGCCGGCTACTACCGCATCGGCCTGGACGCCAAGGCGCTCAGGACGCTCACCGCCGATGTGGCCCAGCTCACCGATGCCGAGCAGCTGGCCTACGGCGACGGCGTCAGCGCCGCCTTCGACCTGGGCGAGCTGGACCCGGCCCAGCTGCTGGCCGCGCTCAAGCCGCTGACCGCCTCCAAGGTCTCCGAGGTCGCGACCGTGCCCACCGAGCACGTGGGCTGGCTGTACGGCCGCCTGGCCAAGACCGACGCCCAGCGCGCGGCGCTGACCAAGTGGGCCGAAGATGCTTACCTGCCGCGCATGCAGCAGCTGGGCTACGTGCGCAAGGACGGCGAGGAAGGCAGCGATGCGCTGGAACGCGCCGAGCTGGCCGGCTTCCTGGCCCTGACCATGAAGGTGCCGGCCGCGCGCGCCGAGCTGCTCAAGCAGGGTGATGCGGTGCTGGCCGGCGGCAAGACGCTGGTCTTCGACCAGGCCAACCCGGACCTGCTGGCCACCGCGCTGGCGGTGAGCGTGCAGGAGCACGGCGCCTCCGCAGTGGACCAGCTGATGGCCGCCCTGCCCGGCGTGATCGATCCGGCGCACCGCAACGCCATGCTCTCGGCGCTCAGCCGCACCGAGGACCCGGCGCTGGCCGCCAAGGTGCGCAGCTTCGGCCTGGGCAAGGACGTCAAGGTCGGCGAGATGCGCTACCTGCTGACCGCCGGCAAGCACGCCACCGTGGCCGATCGCGATACGCAGTGGACCTGGTTCACCCAGAACTACGAGGCCATCCACGCGCGCGTCGGCGCCTTCGCCGGCGGCTCGCTGCCGCGCCTGGCCTCGGCCGGCGCCTGCACTCCGGCCGAGTCGGATCGCCTGCAGGCGTTCTTCGAGCCGCGCCTGAAGGACCTGCCCGGCGCCATCCGCGGCCTGCAGCAGGCGCGCGAGAGCATCGCCCTGTGCGCCGCCCTCACCGCCAAGCAGGACCCGGCGACGCTGGTGAAGTAA
- a CDS encoding GNAT family N-acetyltransferase, which yields MNSLASALPAHRIAVVRGAEIAPYLDDVARLRIAVFAHWPYLYQGSHAYERDYLAAYARSPRSVFVLALAGAEVIGASTGLPLLDDTEAFSAPFIAQGLDAGRIFYFGESVLLPEWRGRGLGHAFFDAREAHARALGGFDTTAFCAVDRAPADPRRPPGHRDNDAFWRKRGYTRRDGLQVTLPWREAGQGEIAHTLTFWTRALEPQA from the coding sequence ATGAATTCGCTCGCCTCCGCCTTGCCCGCGCACCGCATCGCGGTGGTGCGCGGCGCCGAGATCGCGCCCTACCTGGACGATGTGGCACGCCTGCGCATCGCCGTGTTCGCGCACTGGCCCTACCTCTATCAGGGCAGTCACGCCTACGAGCGCGACTACTTGGCCGCCTATGCACGATCGCCGCGCAGCGTGTTCGTGCTGGCGCTGGCGGGCGCGGAGGTCATCGGCGCCTCCACCGGCCTGCCGCTGCTGGACGACACCGAGGCCTTCTCCGCGCCGTTCATCGCCCAGGGCCTCGACGCCGGGCGCATCTTCTACTTCGGCGAATCGGTGCTGCTGCCGGAATGGCGCGGGCGCGGCCTCGGCCACGCCTTCTTCGACGCGCGCGAGGCCCACGCGCGCGCGCTGGGCGGGTTCGACACGACCGCCTTCTGTGCGGTGGATCGCGCCCCGGCCGATCCGCGCCGCCCGCCCGGACACCGCGACAACGACGCGTTCTGGCGCAAGCGCGGCTACACGCGGCGCGATGGCCTGCAGGTGACGCTGCCCTGGCGCGAGGCCGGGCAGGGCGAGATCGCGCATACGCTGACCTTCTGGACCCGTGCGCTGGAGCCGCAGGCATGA
- a CDS encoding carbon-nitrogen hydrolase family protein, with product MKVAVAKYPVGQPRDFDAFAEKQVHLLQQAADADARIAVLPEYLSLELAATFPVAISADLLASLEATQQYAEDFLHLYATLAQRLGLHVVAGSFLTAVGNGRYRNRAHWFTPDGRRGWQDKLQLTGFEKHAQVIEGGDDLRVFAADEIRAGIAICYDAEFPLPVRAQQQAGARLLVVPSCTDTAAGATRVRVGCLARALENRLFVAQSVTAGSAPWSPALDENTGEAALFAPMDVDLPADGVIAQTAGEQVWAIGELDFAALQASAARAQVAVDRDWPGQEAPALRRARLTPLA from the coding sequence ATGAAGGTCGCCGTCGCCAAGTATCCGGTCGGCCAGCCGCGCGACTTCGACGCCTTCGCCGAGAAGCAGGTGCATCTGCTGCAGCAGGCCGCCGACGCCGACGCGCGCATTGCGGTGCTGCCCGAGTACCTGTCGCTGGAACTGGCCGCGACCTTCCCGGTGGCCATCAGCGCCGACCTGCTGGCCTCGCTGGAAGCGACCCAGCAGTACGCCGAGGATTTCCTGCACCTGTACGCCACGCTGGCCCAGCGCCTGGGCCTGCACGTGGTCGCCGGCAGCTTTCTCACCGCGGTGGGCAACGGGCGCTATCGTAACCGCGCGCACTGGTTCACCCCGGACGGGCGGCGCGGCTGGCAGGACAAGCTGCAGCTGACCGGCTTCGAGAAGCACGCCCAGGTGATCGAGGGCGGCGACGACCTGCGCGTGTTCGCCGCCGACGAGATCCGCGCCGGCATCGCGATCTGCTACGACGCCGAGTTCCCGCTGCCGGTGCGCGCCCAGCAGCAGGCCGGCGCGCGCCTGCTGGTGGTGCCCAGCTGCACCGACACGGCCGCCGGCGCCACCCGCGTGCGCGTGGGCTGCCTGGCGCGCGCGCTGGAGAACCGCCTGTTCGTCGCCCAGTCGGTGACCGCCGGCAGCGCGCCGTGGAGTCCGGCGCTGGACGAGAACACGGGCGAGGCCGCGCTGTTCGCGCCGATGGACGTGGACCTGCCTGCCGACGGCGTGATCGCGCAGACGGCGGGCGAGCAGGTGTGGGCGATCGGCGAGCTGGATTTCGCGGCCTTGCAGGCCAGCGCGGCCCGCGCGCAGGTCGCGGTGGACCGCGACTGGCCCGGCCAGGAGGCCCCCGCGCTGCGCCGTGCCAGGCTGACGCCCTTGGCCTGA
- a CDS encoding DUF2845 domain-containing protein, which translates to MKRILLSLALCLLAGTALAAGSVRFGNKLVSTGDSAGKVTQVAGKPDRVIPLQNEYSANIGERWEYDQSQKTVQIIFKDGRVTDIQEIYN; encoded by the coding sequence ATGAAAAGGATCCTGTTGAGCCTGGCCCTCTGCCTGCTGGCCGGCACGGCGCTGGCGGCCGGCAGCGTGCGTTTCGGCAACAAGCTGGTCAGCACCGGCGACAGCGCCGGCAAGGTGACCCAGGTGGCCGGCAAGCCCGACCGCGTGATTCCGCTGCAGAACGAGTACAGCGCCAACATCGGCGAGCGCTGGGAGTACGACCAGTCGCAGAAGACCGTCCAGATCATCTTCAAGGACGGCCGCGTGACCGATATCCAGGAGATCTACAACTAA
- a CDS encoding gluconate:H+ symporter has translation MDFTTVHWATHDSRLLLCALAGIVCIVALISLLRLPPFLSILVGSFVAGLGIGLPPEQLAKSFSTGAGHLLGDAGLIIALGAMLGAMLADTGAADRIASTLLGIGKGKALPWVMALVAMVIGLPLFFEVGLVMMVPIIFVMARRAQQPLLRIAIPALAGMTTLHALMPPHPGPLIAVSTLHADLGLTMLFGFIIAVPAVILAGPLYGIWLSRRVDIAVPAKMEALFSSREAPAHPPGFAASLSIILLPVVLMLGATLARIALPPDAPAATALRFLGEPMVALALAVLAAVALLGWGGGLGRARVNQVLLKSLPPIAALLLTIGAGGGLKQVLLDAGISDTIAKVAQGAHLPYLLLAWLIAVALRQATGSATVATTTTAGILAPLVAHLPPTQGALIALAIGAGSVFFCHVNDAGFWMVREYFDLKLKQTVMVWSVLQTIVSLVGLAGTALLWRLLA, from the coding sequence TTGGACTTCACCACCGTGCACTGGGCCACGCACGATTCGCGCCTGCTGCTGTGCGCCCTGGCCGGCATCGTCTGCATCGTCGCGCTGATCAGCCTGCTCCGGCTGCCGCCGTTCCTGTCGATCCTGGTCGGCAGCTTCGTGGCCGGGCTGGGCATCGGGCTGCCGCCCGAACAGCTGGCCAAGTCCTTCAGCACCGGCGCCGGCCACCTGCTGGGCGATGCGGGACTGATCATCGCCCTGGGCGCCATGCTGGGGGCGATGCTGGCCGACACCGGCGCGGCCGATCGCATCGCCTCGACCCTGCTCGGCATCGGCAAGGGCAAGGCGCTGCCCTGGGTGATGGCGCTGGTGGCGATGGTGATCGGCCTGCCGCTGTTCTTCGAGGTCGGCCTGGTGATGATGGTGCCGATCATCTTCGTCATGGCGCGCCGCGCGCAGCAGCCGCTGCTGCGCATCGCCATCCCGGCGCTGGCCGGCATGACCACCCTGCACGCGCTGATGCCGCCGCACCCGGGCCCGCTGATCGCGGTCAGCACGCTGCATGCGGATCTGGGGCTGACGATGCTGTTCGGCTTCATCATCGCGGTGCCCGCGGTGATCCTTGCCGGGCCGCTCTACGGGATCTGGCTCTCGCGGCGCGTGGACATCGCCGTGCCGGCCAAGATGGAGGCGCTGTTCTCCTCGCGCGAGGCGCCGGCGCATCCGCCCGGCTTCGCCGCGAGCCTGTCGATCATCCTGCTGCCGGTGGTACTGATGCTCGGCGCCACCCTGGCCAGGATCGCCCTGCCGCCGGACGCGCCCGCCGCCACCGCGCTGCGCTTCCTGGGCGAACCGATGGTGGCCCTCGCCCTGGCGGTGCTGGCCGCGGTGGCGCTACTGGGCTGGGGCGGCGGACTGGGCCGCGCGCGGGTCAACCAGGTGCTGCTCAAGAGCCTGCCGCCGATCGCCGCGCTGCTGCTGACCATCGGTGCCGGCGGCGGCCTGAAGCAGGTGCTGCTGGATGCCGGCATCAGCGACACCATCGCCAAGGTCGCCCAGGGCGCGCACCTGCCCTATCTGCTGCTGGCGTGGCTGATCGCGGTGGCACTGCGCCAGGCGACCGGCTCGGCCACGGTGGCCACGACCACCACCGCGGGCATCCTGGCACCGCTGGTGGCGCACCTGCCGCCCACCCAGGGCGCGCTGATCGCGCTGGCCATCGGCGCCGGCTCGGTGTTCTTCTGCCACGTCAACGACGCCGGCTTCTGGATGGTGCGCGAGTACTTCGATCTCAAGCTCAAGCAGACGGTGATGGTGTGGTCGGTGCTGCAGACCATCGTCTCGCTGGTCGGACTGGCCGGCACCGCGCTGCTGTGGCGGCTGCTGGCATGA